One genomic region from Thermomicrobium sp. 4228-Ro encodes:
- a CDS encoding MFS transporter: MPTLSERLDELPLTREHWRIVFLSGLGWMFDAMDVGLVAFVLVSLGRDWDLSRTQLGLVASAGFLGMFVGALVAGRLADRYGRRTVFLANLLLYSGGTLLGALAWNYPTLLVFRFLTGIGLGGELPVAAALVSEFAPAHSRGRLLVILESFWAYGWILAAVIGLLVVPQLPDWGWRAAFVIGALPAVSTAYLRRRLPESPRYLDITGRHDEALAVLRTFERAAGVPFTEVTFSPSPQRPSLFEQFQAIWSRRLVRRTLMLWILWFGIVFAYYGVFTWLPSLLVERGLTVARSFSYVLVTTLAQIPGYFSAAYLVERRGRKPTLAVYLLGSAASAWLLGNAGTAPILVLWGCSLSFFNLGAWGVIYTYTPELYPTALRGFGSGAAASFGRIAGILAPYLTPWLLTTGGLSQPVVFAIFMAVFVLIAADVLLLGEETRGRPLEHVRPVTAESD; this comes from the coding sequence ATGCCCACGCTCAGCGAACGCTTGGACGAACTTCCACTGACCCGCGAGCACTGGCGGATCGTCTTCCTGAGCGGGCTCGGTTGGATGTTCGACGCCATGGATGTCGGACTCGTCGCCTTCGTCCTGGTCAGTCTCGGTCGCGACTGGGATCTCAGTCGGACACAGCTCGGTCTCGTCGCGAGCGCGGGATTTCTCGGTATGTTCGTTGGCGCACTCGTGGCCGGTCGCCTCGCTGACCGATACGGTCGGCGTACCGTCTTCCTCGCCAACTTGCTTCTCTACAGCGGCGGTACCCTGCTAGGTGCGCTGGCCTGGAACTATCCAACGCTGCTCGTGTTTCGTTTCCTCACTGGAATCGGCCTCGGCGGAGAGCTTCCGGTTGCCGCCGCCTTGGTAAGCGAGTTCGCACCAGCCCACTCCCGTGGGCGCCTGCTCGTGATCCTCGAAAGCTTCTGGGCCTACGGATGGATCCTGGCTGCCGTCATCGGACTCCTCGTCGTACCGCAACTCCCCGACTGGGGATGGCGCGCGGCATTCGTCATCGGTGCACTCCCAGCCGTGAGTACAGCCTACCTGCGGCGACGGCTCCCGGAATCGCCGCGCTACCTCGACATTACCGGCCGGCACGACGAAGCGCTCGCAGTCCTGCGTACCTTCGAGCGCGCGGCTGGCGTCCCGTTCACAGAGGTAACCTTCTCCCCGTCCCCGCAGCGTCCGTCCCTCTTCGAGCAGTTCCAGGCCATCTGGAGTCGCCGACTCGTCCGACGCACGCTCATGCTCTGGATCCTCTGGTTCGGCATCGTTTTCGCCTACTACGGCGTCTTCACCTGGCTTCCCTCGCTCCTGGTCGAGCGCGGTCTCACGGTCGCCCGGAGCTTTTCCTACGTCCTTGTCACCACACTCGCGCAGATTCCCGGTTACTTCTCGGCTGCCTATCTCGTCGAGCGCCGGGGCCGGAAGCCGACGCTCGCCGTCTACCTCCTGGGCTCGGCCGCGTCAGCCTGGCTTCTCGGCAATGCGGGCACTGCGCCTATCCTCGTCCTCTGGGGGTGCTCGCTCTCGTTCTTCAACCTCGGCGCCTGGGGTGTCATCTATACCTACACACCAGAGCTGTACCCGACCGCGCTCCGCGGCTTCGGTTCCGGAGCAGCGGCGAGTTTCGGTCGCATCGCCGGCATCCTCGCGCCCTACCTCACTCCGTGGCTCCTGACGACAGGCGGCCTCTCACAACCAGTCGTGTTCGCGATCTTCATGGCGGTGTTCGTCCTCATCGCCGCCGACGTCCTGCTCCTCGGTGAGGAAACACGCGGGCGCCCGCTCGAGCATGTGCGACCGGTGACCGCCGAGTCGGATTAA
- a CDS encoding RtcB family protein, with protein MSKALNIKKIHDYLFEVPPHGRMRVPARLYLDERSLRELVENRSSEEWNAIRQLENVACLPGIVKAAMAMADVHPGYGFPIGGVAAFDPKEGGVISVAGVGFDINCGVRCLRTHLTRRDIAGKEEKLADTLFEVVPAGLGSTGELKLSPKEIDRVLREGARYAVRLGYGREEDLEYIEEHGCLSDADPSVVSHTAKQRQMAQVGTLGSGNHYVEVQVVDQIYNARAAQAFGLEVGQIVIMLHTGSRALGHQIGTDYLPFLEKATKKYGIEVPDRELVCAPIESPEGQQYFRAVMAGANCAFANRQVLTHLVREAFWKALRVPDTAIETLYEVAHNTVKWEVHEVDGERRRLLVHRKGSTRAFGPGRPEIPERYRAVGQPVLVGGTMGTASYILVGTEQGMRETFGTALHGAGRAKSRRQAKRQYPADRIIEQLRKQGIIVRAHGKASISEEAPGAYKDVEHVVEVMCNAGIVARVARLRPIVCLKG; from the coding sequence ATGAGCAAGGCGTTGAACATCAAGAAGATCCACGACTATCTGTTCGAGGTCCCGCCGCACGGGCGGATGCGCGTGCCCGCTCGGCTCTATCTCGACGAGCGGTCACTCCGGGAACTCGTCGAGAACCGGAGTTCCGAGGAGTGGAACGCGATCCGGCAGCTGGAGAACGTCGCGTGCCTTCCGGGAATCGTCAAGGCAGCGATGGCGATGGCTGACGTTCACCCGGGGTATGGCTTCCCGATCGGTGGTGTGGCCGCGTTCGACCCGAAGGAAGGCGGGGTGATCAGCGTTGCCGGCGTCGGGTTCGACATCAACTGCGGCGTGCGTTGCCTGCGGACGCATCTCACGCGGAGGGATATTGCGGGAAAGGAGGAGAAGCTCGCCGATACGCTGTTCGAGGTCGTGCCGGCAGGTTTGGGCAGCACTGGTGAGCTGAAGCTCTCACCGAAGGAGATCGACCGGGTGCTCCGCGAGGGGGCGCGCTACGCTGTGCGGCTGGGCTATGGGCGCGAAGAGGATCTCGAGTACATCGAGGAGCACGGCTGTTTGAGCGATGCCGACCCGTCGGTCGTCAGCCATACCGCAAAGCAACGGCAGATGGCACAGGTCGGCACACTCGGTTCCGGCAACCACTATGTCGAAGTGCAGGTCGTCGACCAGATCTATAACGCGCGTGCGGCCCAAGCGTTCGGCCTCGAGGTCGGGCAGATCGTGATCATGTTGCATACCGGCAGCCGGGCACTGGGACACCAGATCGGGACGGACTACCTGCCGTTCCTGGAGAAGGCGACGAAGAAGTACGGCATCGAAGTACCGGATCGGGAACTGGTCTGCGCACCGATCGAGAGTCCGGAGGGTCAGCAGTATTTCCGAGCGGTGATGGCTGGTGCCAATTGCGCGTTCGCGAATCGGCAGGTGCTGACGCATCTCGTGCGCGAAGCGTTCTGGAAGGCGCTCCGGGTGCCGGACACCGCGATCGAGACGCTGTACGAAGTCGCTCACAACACGGTGAAGTGGGAAGTGCACGAGGTCGATGGGGAGCGGCGCCGGTTGCTGGTGCACCGGAAGGGCTCGACGCGCGCGTTCGGGCCGGGACGACCGGAGATCCCGGAACGCTATCGCGCTGTCGGTCAGCCGGTACTGGTCGGTGGAACGATGGGGACAGCGAGTTACATCCTGGTCGGGACGGAACAGGGGATGCGTGAGACGTTCGGAACGGCGTTGCACGGAGCCGGACGCGCGAAGTCACGCCGACAGGCGAAGCGACAGTATCCGGCTGACCGGATCATCGAGCAGCTCCGGAAACAGGGGATCATCGTCCGGGCGCACGGGAAGGCATCGATCAGCGAGGAAGCGCCCGGTGCATACAAGGACGTGGAGCACGTGGTCGAGGTGATGTGCAACGCCGGTATCGTCGCGCGGGTAGCGCGGCTGCGCCCGATCGTCTGTTTGAAGGGCTAG
- a CDS encoding HAD family hydrolase produces MAFLFDLDGTLVDSVYQHVLAWRAALEAVGIELSIWRIHRRIGMSGGLFLSALLRETGRAVTPEDIRRVQQVHAETYGQLLDQVRPLPGARELLRELSRLGIPWAIATSGRMESARKTVAVLGLDPDSIPLVTRDHVRHAKPDPDLFLAAAQLLRIDIGEAIVVGDSVWDMLAARRARALSVGLLSGGYGAGELLEAGAYRVYEDPADLLQHLDEVGVRSPDYEWVVQQGTEADEDLA; encoded by the coding sequence ATGGCGTTCCTCTTCGACCTGGACGGGACACTGGTCGATTCGGTCTACCAGCATGTCCTGGCCTGGCGAGCAGCACTGGAGGCGGTCGGCATCGAGCTGTCGATCTGGCGTATTCACCGCCGGATCGGTATGAGCGGTGGACTGTTCCTGTCGGCGCTCCTGCGCGAGACCGGGCGTGCCGTGACGCCGGAAGACATCCGGCGTGTCCAGCAGGTGCACGCGGAGACGTACGGGCAGCTGCTCGACCAGGTGCGGCCGTTGCCGGGTGCGCGGGAGTTGCTCCGGGAACTCTCGCGTCTGGGCATTCCATGGGCGATCGCGACGAGTGGCCGGATGGAGAGTGCGCGGAAGACGGTCGCGGTGCTGGGACTCGATCCCGACAGCATCCCGCTGGTCACCCGAGATCACGTGCGGCATGCCAAGCCGGATCCGGACCTGTTTCTGGCAGCAGCCCAGCTCCTGCGGATCGACATCGGTGAAGCGATCGTTGTCGGCGACAGCGTCTGGGACATGCTGGCCGCACGCCGTGCGCGGGCGCTGAGTGTGGGGCTCCTGTCGGGTGGATACGGAGCTGGAGAGCTCCTGGAGGCCGGTGCCTATCGCGTCTACGAAGATCCGGCTGACCTACTCCAGCATCTCGACGAGGTCGGCGTGCGATCGCCGGACTACGAGTGGGTCGTCCAGCAGGGAACCGAGGCCGATGAAGACCTCGCCTGA
- a CDS encoding quinone-dependent dihydroorotate dehydrogenase has product MRLDWYERVIGPLLFRIQAERAHHAVLTGLGLVSRIPGSGQALRSLLSVPQDARLAIEVAGLTFPNPIGLAAGVDKDAIAVSGWFALGFGSVEIGTVTPCPQAGNPRPRLWRFPAEEALVNALGFPSAGAAVVRERLVGRRFPGPVGVNLGKNAGTPLERAAVDYEAGFLALWDVADYVVINVSSPNTPGLRTLQDPVLLGYLVEHMKEVDRALARLHRAPQRPIFVKVALDLEPMVLDEVVDVLIAVGASGLIVGNTSTDPSLRPSSAAGLPGGLSGRPVQKRARDLLARAAERADERLVLVSVGGVMTAEDVVERIRLGAHLVQLYTGLVYRGPRFPAAVLRQLLRTLDEGGLYAVGALRGRLPRS; this is encoded by the coding sequence GTGCGCTTGGACTGGTACGAGCGAGTGATTGGGCCGCTGTTGTTCCGGATCCAAGCGGAACGAGCGCATCATGCGGTCCTGACTGGACTCGGTCTAGTGAGCCGGATACCCGGCAGCGGACAGGCGCTCCGGAGCCTGCTCAGCGTTCCGCAGGATGCGCGTCTCGCGATCGAGGTCGCAGGGCTGACTTTCCCGAACCCGATCGGGTTGGCTGCCGGTGTCGACAAGGATGCAATCGCGGTCAGTGGCTGGTTCGCCCTCGGGTTCGGTTCGGTGGAGATCGGTACCGTCACCCCGTGCCCGCAAGCCGGTAACCCGCGACCGCGCCTGTGGCGTTTTCCCGCCGAGGAAGCACTTGTCAACGCGCTCGGTTTTCCGAGCGCCGGTGCGGCTGTGGTGCGGGAACGGCTGGTCGGTCGGCGGTTTCCCGGTCCGGTCGGCGTGAACCTCGGGAAGAATGCCGGTACACCTTTGGAACGTGCGGCGGTCGACTACGAGGCGGGGTTTCTCGCGCTGTGGGATGTTGCCGACTATGTCGTCATCAACGTCAGCTCGCCGAACACACCAGGGCTGCGGACCCTGCAGGACCCGGTCCTGCTCGGGTACCTGGTCGAGCACATGAAGGAGGTCGATCGCGCGCTCGCCCGGCTGCACCGTGCACCGCAACGGCCGATCTTCGTCAAGGTGGCGCTCGATCTCGAGCCGATGGTGCTGGACGAGGTCGTCGATGTCCTGATCGCGGTCGGTGCCAGCGGTCTCATCGTCGGCAATACGAGTACCGACCCGTCGCTCCGTCCGAGCAGTGCTGCTGGACTGCCGGGGGGGTTGAGTGGCCGGCCAGTGCAGAAGCGGGCCCGTGACTTGCTCGCCCGGGCGGCGGAACGAGCGGACGAGCGACTGGTGCTGGTCAGTGTCGGTGGCGTCATGACGGCCGAAGACGTCGTCGAGCGGATCCGGCTGGGAGCGCACCTCGTGCAGCTCTACACTGGCCTGGTCTACCGTGGCCCGAGATTCCCAGCGGCGGTACTCCGGCAGCTGCTCCGCACCCTGGACGAGGGAGGGCTCTATGCGGTCGGCGCGCTGCGTGGCCGCTTGCCGCGGTCTTAA
- a CDS encoding pilus assembly protein TadG-related protein, which yields MLAIRFRRRPDQRAALRGQVLVLLALLLVALLGFSALAVDVAFAYAERRLLQNMVDAAALAGARALYDGQSASQATAAAQAAFQQNLTANHDPGEGLTVTQLDVQIDQTNRVVRVTATADVERFFLGAFYGGPWRTTAQAAAQVGRQPADYAFLALEHDNPSAVNLIGNVNVRVVGGSAMSNGGMRCVGNGTFRADGTVDAALSFSQTGNCQFQAGQGVRSGLSPVDDPLATMPEPPTPAFPSMPGGSAAQCTSNGTSLTCPPGGYSTSISYSGNGSLVFTGGSYQFDNAVSFSGNGTVSLGPGFYYFRRGFTVSGNATIAMAPGTFVFDGSSFSIGRNARLLLQGQPTSCSGVGQEFRLFVRNGSFAVQGNFGLQNVLPCDVLVYLDNSDFALTGNTDSILPPGLYYFDGGTFRLQGNQTITGQDVLFYFGPGSSFDVVGNTRYVLSGVTDPAKLPYPGMHPGLVLFQARGNTSTLRMVGISGAQVNGILYLPDGTLDLRGNVSGTWARGQIIVYRFTTNGNTDIRVEYVEHVTVTRPTVWLVQ from the coding sequence ATGCTGGCGATCCGATTCCGACGGCGTCCTGATCAGCGAGCTGCGTTGCGCGGGCAGGTGCTCGTCCTGTTGGCACTGCTCCTCGTCGCATTGCTCGGTTTCAGCGCCCTCGCGGTCGATGTCGCCTTCGCCTACGCGGAGCGACGTCTCCTCCAGAACATGGTCGACGCGGCAGCGCTGGCTGGTGCGCGCGCTCTCTACGATGGACAGTCAGCGAGCCAGGCCACCGCCGCAGCTCAGGCAGCGTTTCAACAGAACCTCACTGCGAACCACGATCCCGGTGAAGGACTGACCGTCACGCAGCTCGACGTCCAGATCGACCAGACCAACCGAGTCGTCCGCGTCACCGCAACTGCCGACGTTGAACGCTTCTTCCTCGGCGCTTTCTACGGCGGACCGTGGCGCACCACCGCGCAAGCCGCTGCCCAGGTCGGCCGACAACCAGCCGATTACGCCTTTCTCGCGTTGGAGCATGACAACCCGAGCGCAGTGAACCTCATCGGGAACGTGAACGTGCGTGTCGTCGGAGGGAGCGCCATGTCCAACGGCGGCATGCGCTGCGTCGGCAACGGTACCTTCCGAGCGGACGGCACGGTCGATGCGGCACTGTCCTTCTCCCAAACGGGCAACTGCCAGTTCCAAGCCGGTCAGGGCGTACGCAGCGGCTTGAGTCCTGTCGACGATCCGCTCGCGACAATGCCAGAGCCACCGACCCCAGCGTTTCCGAGCATGCCGGGCGGCAGCGCCGCCCAGTGCACCTCGAACGGCACCAGCTTGACTTGCCCACCTGGCGGCTATAGCACCAGCATCAGTTACAGCGGCAACGGATCGCTCGTATTCACTGGCGGATCCTATCAGTTCGACAATGCAGTCTCTTTCTCAGGAAACGGTACGGTCTCGCTCGGGCCCGGGTTCTACTATTTCCGCCGGGGCTTCACAGTCAGCGGCAACGCCACCATCGCGATGGCGCCAGGCACTTTTGTTTTCGACGGTTCGAGCTTCTCGATCGGTCGCAATGCGCGCCTTCTCCTCCAGGGACAACCGACTAGCTGTTCTGGCGTCGGTCAGGAGTTCCGGCTGTTCGTCCGCAACGGCTCCTTCGCTGTCCAGGGTAACTTCGGATTACAGAATGTCCTTCCTTGCGACGTTCTCGTCTACCTCGACAACTCCGACTTCGCCCTCACTGGAAACACCGACTCCATCTTACCGCCCGGCCTCTATTACTTCGATGGGGGAACATTCCGTTTGCAGGGTAATCAGACTATCACGGGCCAGGATGTTCTCTTCTACTTCGGCCCTGGTTCTTCCTTCGACGTCGTCGGGAACACCCGCTACGTGCTCAGTGGCGTCACGGACCCGGCGAAACTTCCCTACCCAGGCATGCATCCGGGTCTCGTTCTCTTCCAGGCGCGCGGCAACACGTCGACACTCCGCATGGTCGGCATAAGTGGCGCGCAGGTCAACGGCATCCTGTATCTGCCTGACGGTACGCTCGACCTGCGCGGTAATGTCTCGGGGACATGGGCAAGAGGTCAGATCATCGTCTATCGGTTCACCACCAACGGCAACACCGACATTCGCGTCGAGTACGTCGAGCACGTGACCGTTACCCGCCCAACTGTCTGGCTGGTCCAGTAG
- a CDS encoding aminopeptidase — protein sequence MTDPRITKWARVLVDYSLAVQPEQLVVINGTPLAAPLIREVYRLVVERGAYPVVQVALPGLAEIFYKTANERQLAFVTPDERIGPEQADALLRILSESNTRALTGIDPTRQQLAQRARTELRQTYLQRAAEGKLNWCVTLYPTEAYAQDAEMSLTEYEEFVLKAGFLDRDDPVTVWQEQSREQARLIAWLADKREVHIRAPDTDLRLSIAGRRFVNADGRRNFPDGEIFTGPVEDSIEGTIRFSYPSMVQGRRVEEIRLWFEGGRVVKATAARNEAFLHAMLETDEGARYVGEFAFGLNRAITRFTGNILFDEKIGGTVHLAIGAGYPETGSQNRSAVHWDMICDLRQQSEVWIDGQLFMKDGEILI from the coding sequence ATGACCGATCCACGGATCACGAAGTGGGCACGAGTACTCGTCGACTATTCATTGGCGGTCCAACCGGAACAACTGGTCGTCATCAACGGCACACCGCTGGCTGCGCCGCTCATTCGCGAGGTGTACCGGCTGGTCGTGGAGAGGGGGGCGTATCCGGTGGTCCAGGTAGCGCTCCCGGGATTAGCCGAAATCTTCTACAAGACAGCGAACGAGCGGCAGCTGGCTTTCGTCACACCCGACGAGCGAATCGGCCCGGAGCAGGCCGATGCGTTGCTGCGCATCCTGAGCGAGAGCAATACGCGAGCACTGACCGGCATCGACCCGACCCGGCAACAGCTTGCCCAGCGGGCACGGACGGAGCTGCGGCAGACGTACTTGCAACGCGCGGCCGAGGGAAAGCTGAATTGGTGCGTGACGCTCTATCCGACAGAGGCGTACGCGCAGGACGCCGAGATGTCGCTCACTGAGTACGAGGAATTCGTCCTCAAAGCTGGCTTTCTCGATCGCGACGATCCGGTCACTGTGTGGCAGGAGCAGTCGCGCGAGCAGGCACGGCTTATTGCCTGGCTGGCAGACAAGCGAGAAGTGCATATCCGGGCACCGGACACTGACTTGCGGCTCTCCATCGCCGGTCGGCGCTTCGTGAATGCCGACGGGCGGCGGAATTTCCCGGACGGCGAAATTTTCACCGGGCCGGTCGAGGACTCGATCGAAGGGACGATCCGCTTCAGCTATCCCTCGATGGTGCAAGGACGCCGGGTCGAGGAGATCCGCCTCTGGTTCGAAGGTGGGCGGGTCGTCAAGGCGACGGCAGCACGGAACGAAGCATTCTTGCACGCGATGCTCGAAACGGACGAGGGTGCCCGGTACGTCGGTGAGTTCGCTTTTGGGTTGAACCGGGCGATCACGCGGTTCACCGGCAACATCCTGTTCGACGAGAAGATCGGTGGAACAGTGCACCTGGCGATCGGCGCCGGCTACCCGGAAACGGGAAGCCAGAACCGATCGGCAGTACACTGGGACATGATCTGCGATCTCCGGCAGCAGAGCGAGGTGTGGATCGACGGCCAGCTGTTCATGAAGGACGGGGAGATTCTGATCTAG
- a CDS encoding pilus assembly protein TadG-related protein: MRRTLPAQALPLLALLLLSLLAFAALGTDAAWLYSQRRLTQNAADAAALAGARELLKRTASDTQVIQAATSYAMRNGYTDPVPGDAVTILRPDTVRVRLEREVPLFFLPVLGTDTLRLGARATARVTQAPGEYALLALEDLITDPGIYANGTTDIIVRGRGPSGRGASVRSNAAIDTRGTVTFIVDGCIDAAGTINENGTWQYDCLNAELGDYVPDPLAGRISPPALRDLHYEYRPSCDGYTGPLTCRPLPTCQETVTLRPGLYRGLQLPRDLPRPNGSGPCTQAQTIKFVTEPGVPPVAYLENTELALGNTNSRLESHGVLLYVTGSQGLLDPKNGELHLEAPSSAPYPAGVAGMAVWLANCSTFDSQGNGEFDIGGLFYAPCSRVTMHGNPHGTAVDGQVIVKDLIVRGTSDFIVNYRKITDTYRNVIVLVPNAPNTE; encoded by the coding sequence ATGCGCCGGACGCTCCCTGCACAGGCACTGCCACTGCTGGCGCTTCTCCTACTCTCGCTGCTCGCTTTCGCCGCACTCGGTACCGACGCTGCCTGGCTCTACAGCCAGCGCCGTCTCACCCAGAACGCTGCCGACGCTGCCGCGCTGGCCGGTGCTCGCGAACTGCTCAAGCGGACGGCGAGCGATACCCAGGTGATCCAGGCAGCCACCAGCTACGCGATGCGCAACGGCTATACCGATCCGGTTCCGGGCGATGCCGTGACCATCCTCCGGCCCGATACCGTCCGGGTACGCCTCGAGCGAGAAGTCCCGCTCTTCTTCCTGCCTGTCCTCGGCACCGATACACTCCGCTTGGGTGCACGCGCGACAGCCCGCGTCACGCAAGCTCCGGGTGAGTACGCGCTCCTCGCCCTCGAAGACTTGATCACCGATCCCGGAATCTACGCCAACGGTACCACCGACATCATCGTCCGCGGGCGTGGGCCAAGCGGTCGCGGCGCGAGCGTCCGTTCCAACGCCGCCATTGACACTCGAGGGACGGTAACCTTCATCGTCGATGGTTGTATCGACGCTGCAGGCACGATCAACGAAAATGGAACCTGGCAGTACGACTGCCTCAACGCGGAACTCGGTGACTACGTTCCCGACCCACTCGCTGGCCGCATCAGTCCACCCGCGCTTCGCGATCTCCACTATGAGTACCGGCCGAGCTGCGACGGGTACACCGGTCCCCTCACCTGCCGCCCCCTCCCTACTTGTCAGGAGACGGTGACGCTCCGACCAGGGCTCTACCGTGGACTCCAGCTGCCCCGGGATCTGCCTCGACCGAATGGCAGCGGCCCCTGTACACAAGCGCAGACCATAAAGTTCGTCACTGAGCCCGGTGTCCCGCCGGTCGCCTACCTCGAGAACACGGAACTCGCTCTCGGGAATACGAACTCACGGCTCGAGTCGCACGGCGTCTTGCTCTACGTCACCGGGAGCCAGGGACTGCTCGACCCGAAGAACGGCGAATTGCATCTCGAAGCACCCAGTTCCGCACCGTACCCCGCAGGGGTCGCTGGGATGGCAGTCTGGCTCGCCAACTGTTCTACCTTCGACAGCCAGGGCAACGGCGAATTCGACATCGGTGGACTCTTCTACGCCCCCTGCTCCCGAGTGACGATGCACGGCAATCCTCACGGCACCGCCGTCGACGGCCAGGTCATCGTGAAGGACCTCATCGTGCGCGGCACGTCCGACTTCATCGTGAACTACCGGAAGATCACGGACACGTATCGCAACGTCATCGTGCTCGTGCCCAACGCGCCCAATACCGAGTGA
- a CDS encoding O-methyltransferase: MSGRTSELERLAREAGGDWLAVARLARLLALAARAELVLDVGAGPGVVSLWLADAVAETGGHLIVLEREPAAIERLTVQLKALGLAERVQVLQGDAHRTIRTVAGTIDFVRLAADRAGYVDYPQAVRHRLRRGGVLLAEGLRRPETDAFRRVVEDDDRFAAVEVPFCGGCLVAVWWPGERATL; encoded by the coding sequence ATGAGCGGACGGACGTCGGAGCTGGAGCGGCTCGCGCGCGAAGCTGGCGGAGACTGGCTCGCCGTCGCACGGCTGGCCCGACTGCTCGCACTCGCGGCCCGTGCTGAGCTCGTGCTCGACGTGGGTGCTGGTCCGGGTGTCGTCTCGCTGTGGTTGGCCGATGCGGTCGCTGAGACTGGTGGCCACCTGATCGTGCTGGAACGCGAGCCGGCAGCGATCGAGCGACTGACCGTGCAACTCAAGGCACTCGGGCTCGCCGAGCGGGTCCAGGTGCTGCAGGGCGACGCACACCGGACGATCCGGACTGTCGCCGGAACCATCGATTTCGTCCGTCTGGCGGCGGACCGCGCTGGCTATGTCGACTACCCGCAGGCGGTGCGGCATCGCCTGCGACGGGGCGGCGTGCTGCTGGCCGAGGGTCTGCGCCGGCCGGAGACGGATGCCTTCCGTCGCGTCGTCGAGGACGACGACCGGTTCGCGGCGGTGGAAGTCCCGTTCTGCGGGGGATGTCTCGTCGCTGTCTGGTGGCCGGGGGAACGAGCAACACTGTAG
- a CDS encoding TadE/TadG family type IV pilus assembly protein — protein MLGRTVQRRPGQSLVEFTLGLLVLLLVLAAVVDYGRLLYASIVLTNVAREGAHYGSIAPTDASGIRQAALDEYQATGLPLLFGQQPVINSSISYANGKPVSVQVTARLTMRTLLPVPLPLTGDRLNGQLAIQRTAEMQVLP, from the coding sequence ATGCTCGGCAGAACCGTCCAGCGACGACCGGGACAATCCTTGGTCGAGTTCACGCTCGGCCTGCTGGTGCTGCTTCTCGTTCTAGCCGCCGTCGTGGACTATGGGCGCCTGCTCTATGCCAGCATCGTGCTCACCAACGTGGCCCGTGAAGGTGCCCACTATGGCTCCATCGCACCCACCGACGCGAGCGGCATCCGCCAGGCAGCACTCGATGAATACCAGGCAACGGGCCTCCCACTGTTGTTCGGACAGCAGCCAGTCATCAACTCCAGCATCTCCTACGCGAACGGCAAACCCGTATCGGTACAGGTGACGGCTCGCCTAACGATGCGGACTCTGCTTCCGGTACCGCTCCCACTCACCGGTGACCGTCTCAACGGGCAGTTAGCGATTCAACGCACGGCCGAGATGCAAGTCCTGCCATGA
- a CDS encoding GYD domain-containing protein, whose product MPIYVMLSSLTDDGMETLHEHPDRIKEVNKEIERFGVKVLHQWAVLGPYDFVNIVEAPDNETVARVSVELGARGTVKLMTMPAIPIDDFIARLKEGRAAETNGDDEG is encoded by the coding sequence ATGCCGATCTACGTGATGCTGAGTTCGCTGACCGACGACGGGATGGAGACGTTGCACGAGCACCCGGACCGGATCAAGGAGGTCAACAAGGAGATCGAGCGGTTCGGCGTGAAGGTCTTGCATCAATGGGCGGTACTCGGCCCGTACGACTTCGTGAACATCGTCGAGGCACCGGACAACGAGACCGTCGCGCGGGTTTCGGTCGAGCTGGGTGCCCGAGGCACCGTCAAGTTGATGACCATGCCGGCGATCCCGATCGACGACTTCATCGCGCGACTGAAGGAAGGTCGCGCTGCCGAAACGAACGGCGACGATGAGGGCTGA
- a CDS encoding TadE/TadG family type IV pilus assembly protein, producing MIGRRARTGQNLVEFALVAPLLFLFVFGVVEFGWAFYVHSELTNAAREGARYAAVHGDLCAEHPPCQRATSESVRAYILDRLSVPEADRIAVMLQGSLAPGERVTIQVSYPFRPLVGFVLPVGGFTMRTSSSMIVHY from the coding sequence ATGATCGGACGTCGCGCCCGCACTGGTCAAAATCTCGTCGAGTTCGCGCTCGTTGCGCCGTTGCTCTTTCTCTTCGTCTTCGGCGTCGTGGAATTCGGCTGGGCTTTCTACGTGCACAGCGAACTGACCAACGCTGCCCGCGAAGGCGCGCGCTACGCTGCGGTGCACGGCGATCTCTGCGCCGAGCACCCGCCCTGCCAGCGCGCGACCAGCGAGAGTGTCCGGGCGTACATCCTCGACCGTCTTTCAGTCCCCGAGGCCGATCGTATCGCAGTCATGCTCCAGGGCTCGCTCGCGCCTGGCGAGCGCGTCACGATCCAGGTCAGCTACCCTTTCCGTCCCTTGGTCGGTTTCGTCCTGCCGGTCGGTGGGTTCACCATGCGCACGAGCAGCTCGATGATCGTCCATTACTGA